From the Corythoichthys intestinalis isolate RoL2023-P3 chromosome 15, ASM3026506v1, whole genome shotgun sequence genome, one window contains:
- the ghsra gene encoding growth hormone secretagogue receptor a — MPLWLNMSSCLPLSPNCSWDPILDLDPTSLDSDRVVPLSYYSFPLLVFITVACTLLSAVGVSGNVLTILVVGKCRDMRTTTNLYLCSMAVSDLLIFLCMPLDLYRMWRYRPWRLGDALCKLFQFVSESSTYSTILSITALSVERYVAICFPLHAKALVTKRRVRGLILVLWCVALVSAGPVFIMVGVERDHPGFGANRTQAEDDDTRECKMTRYAVESGLMGAMVWLSSIFFFMPVFCLTVLYSLIGRRLWRRRQETNVGSCVAHRDRSNRQTVKMLVVVVLAFVLCWLPFHMCRYLQFRSLDAPSPLLSAVSEHCSLVSVVLFYLSAAINPILYNTMSWKYRGAAARLFGLGDQRLPRTRTASTLKAVADGWMESSASF, encoded by the exons ATGCCTCTGTGGCTGAATATGTCCTCATGCCTGCCTCTTTCCCCAAACTGCAGCTGGGATCCGATCCTGGACTTAGACCCGACGAGTTTGGACTCTGATCGGGTAGTCCCGCTCAGTTACTACAGCTTTCCCCTGCTGGTGTTCATCACGGTGGCGTGCACGCTTTTGTCGGCAGTGGGTGTGAGCGGCAACGTCTTGACCATCCTAGTGGTGGGAAAGTGCCGTGACATGCGCACTACCACGAACTTGTACCTGTGCAGCATGGCCGTGTCCGACCTGCTAATTTTCCTGTGCATGCCACTGGATCTCTACCGCATGTGGCGCTATCGTCCGTGGCGCCTGGGCGACGCGCTTTGCAAGCTTTTCCAGTTCGTGTCCGAATCCAGCACCTACTCGACCATCCTGAGCATCACGGCGCTTTCTGTGGAGCGCTACGTGGCCATCTGTTTCCCGTTGCACGCCAAGGCCCTGGTGACCAAACGGCGGGTTCGCGGGCTCATCCTGGTTCTTTGGTGCGTGGCCCTCGTCAGCGCGGGGCCAGTTTTCATCATGGTGGGCGTGGAGCGCGACCACCCGGGTTTCGGCGCCAACCGCACCCAGGCGGAGGACGACGACACGCGGGAGTGTAAAATGACACGCTATGCCGTGGAGTCCGGCCTCATGGGTGCCATGGTGTGGCTCAGCTCCATCTTCTTCTTCATGCCAGTCTTCTGCCTCACCGTGCTCTACAGCCTCATCGGACGTCGCCTATGGCGAAGGCGCCAGGAGACCAACGTTGGCTCATGTGTGGCGCACCGGGACAGGAGCAACAGGCAGACTGTCAAGATGCTTG TCGTTGTGGTCCTGGCCTTCGTCCTGTGCTGGCTTCCCTTCCATATGTGCCGCTACCTGCAGTTCCGCTCGCTTGACGCGCCGTCCCCACTGCTGTCCGCCGTGTCCGAGCACTGCAGCCTTGTGTCGGTTGTTCTCTTCTACCTGAGCGCCGCCATCAACCCCATCCTCTACAATACCATGTCATGGAAGTACCGCGGGGCGGCGGCGCGCCTCTTCGGCCTGGGCGACCAGCGGCTGCCTCGGACCCGCACCGCCAGCACGCTCAAGGCTGTtgcagatggatggatggaatctaGCGCTAGCTTCTGA